The window CTCTGCAATATTCATCTTATCAAGGACTTATCTTAAGAAGGACTAAAGAGCCAATTGTTTTGGAGAAAAACTTGATTTTGTCTTCTTAAAATATCTTCTATCATTCTATCTATTATATATATATCGGTTTTTAAGAGGGTTAAACTTTAGATTTTTTTTGGAAATTCAATTCCTATTGTAAATAAGAGCGGAAAATGGAAATTTATATGGTTTAACAGAAGACGAAATAAAAATAGTTGAAGGAGTAAGTGCTGACTAATAGATTAAAATGATTGCCAATAAAAGGTAGAGAAATTATAATTAAGGTATGGTAATTAAACTTGGAATACCAAAGGGGAGCCTGGAAAAAAGGACAATAGAGCTTTTTGCTAAAGCAGGATATAAAATTGCAAAGAGTGAAAGGTCATATTTTCCAAAGATTGATGACAGAGAGATAGAGATTATGATGGTAAAGGCTCAAGAAATGCCAAGGTATGTTAGCGATGGAATTCTTGATGTTGGGCTATGTGGAAGGGATTGGGTAATAGAAAGTGGGCTAGATGTTGTTGAGATTTGCGAGCTTTCCTATTCAAAAGAGACAAATCAGCCTGTTAGATGGGTTCTTGCTGTGCCAAAGGATTCATCTATAAATAGACCAGGAGAGCTTGAGGGTAAGAGGATTGCTACAGAGCTTGTGCAGGTTACAAAAAAATATCTGAAAGATAAGGGTATAAATGCAAATGTTGAATTCTCTTGGGGTGCAACAGAGGCAAAGCCCCTTACAAAATTGGCAGATGCGGTGGTAGAACTTACAGAAACAGGAACAACCTTAGAGGCACATAATTTAAAGGTAATAGACACCGTGCTTACCTCAACAACTATTTTAATTGCAAACAAAGAGGTAATTATGGATGAATGGAAGAAAAATAAGACAGATAGTATTATCCTTTTGTTAAAAGGCGCTTTAGAGGCAGAGAAAAAGGTTGGTCTAAAGATGAATATCCATAAAGATAATCTTCCTAATTTATTAGATAACCTTCCCTCTTTAAAAAATCCTACCATATCACAATTAACAGACCCAGAATGGCTTGCTATAGAGACAATTATTGATGAGGAGGTTGTTAGAAGGATAATACCAGCGCTTAAAGTAAGGGGAGCAGAAGGGATTGTTGAATATCCCTTAAATAAAGTAATACCTTGAAGCTAAAGGATGTCTGTGAATTTTTAGACAGGGAGTTAAGGACAAAGGATATATCTGATTACTCTTTAAATGGCTTACAGGTTGAGGGAAGGGAGGATATAGAAAAGATTGGGTTTGCTGTAGATGGCTCACAAGAAACATTTATTAAGGCAAAAGATAGCTCTTGCAATCTTGTTGTTGTCCATCATGGCCTATTTTGGGGAATACAAGAGCCAATTACAGGAATTCTTTATAAGAGAATAAAGGTCTTGATAGAAAATGGGATATCCCTCTATGCCTCTCACCTTCCATTAGACCTTCATCCAAAATTTGGAAACAATATCTCCCTTATAAACCTATTTAACCCCTTTAATGTAGAGCCATTTGGAAAATACGAAGGCCAGGATATAGGTTTTTTAGGAAGGCTAAAGGAGCCATTACACAGGGAAGATATAGCAAAAATCCTTAATGAAGCCCTAAATACATCTTCTAAAATACTACCCTGCGGAAAGGAAAAAATAGAAACAATTGCTGTTATCTCTGGTGGTGGATGCGATTGTCTAAAGGAGGCGGCTGAAAAAAAAGTGAACCTTTTTATTACAGGAGAGCATAAGCTATTTTCCTTTTCTATTGCAAAAGAGGCAGGATTAAATATAATATTTTCTGGTCACTATGCAACCGAGACTATTGGCATCAAAGCACTTATGGAGGAAATAAAGAAAAAATTTGCCCTGCCCTGCATATTCATTGATATTCCTTGTTGGCTATGAAAAGAAAGCCAGGAGTCAAGAGTCAAGAGTCAGGAGGCAGAAGGATTGTAGTAAAGATTGGAACATCCCTATTCCAGGAAAGCTCTGTTTTCACCCCAAAATACATCGCCTCCATTGTAGACGATATTGTAAATATAAGAAAGAATGGCATTGAGGTTATAATTGTTTCATCAGGTGCTATTGGCTGTGGAATGAGGGCTTTTGGAATAGCTGAATATCCAAAGACAATTCAAGAAAGACAGGCTTTGGCTTCTATTGGTCAGCCATTGCTTATGGAGCTTTACAAAAGCCTATTCGGAAATTATGACATTGTAATCTCCCAAATCCTCCTTACACATAATGAATTATTTGGAAAAAAATCTTCCTTTAATATACTAAATACATTCTCTTCGTTGTTTAAATTTGGCGTTATCCCTATTGTTAATGAGAACGATAGCGTTTCAACAGAGGAGGTTAAGATAGGGGATAATGACACCCTATCTTCCCATCTTGCTATTCTTCTTAATGCCTCTTGTTTAATTATCTTGACAGATAGCGATGGTGTTTATAAACTTAATAAGAATAAATTTTCAAAGGTAATTCCTGTGATTTCTGAAATAACAGATGAAATTAAAGGGTTTATCAAGGAAAAAAGAAGCAAAAACACAATAGGCGGAATGAAAACGAAGATTGAATCTGCAAAGATGTGTATAGAACAAGGGATTCCAGCAATCATTGCCTCTGGAAAGAAAGAGAAAACTTTAAAGAAAATTCTAGCTGGAAAAAGGGAAGGAACACTATTTTTACCAAAGAAATGGGAAGAATTATAACATCTGTTTTAATTACAAATAACGGTAAAGAGATTAGGTGTGATTGTCTGGTTGATACAGGAGCAAGTAGCCTTATTTTACCATCTGCCTGGAAAGATAGACTGGGAGATTTTTCCTCTACTTCAAAGGTTCGTTTGGAAACAGCCGACCAGAGGATAATTGAGGGAGAGGCTTGTGGCCCTGTAAAGATACAAATAGAAGGGTTTAGAGCAATTTATAATGAATGCATCTTTATGGATATGGAGCCAAAAGATGGTGGATATGAGCCAATTTTGGGATATATTATTCTTGAACAATCCCAGGCAACGGTAGATATGATTGGTCATAGGCTAATTAAGGTAAGCTATCTTGATTTAAAATAAAATGAGAGCAATGATTATGGCAGCAGGGTTGGGAACAAGGCTTTATCCCATTACAAGGAAGACGCTAAAATGTATGCTTCCAGTTGCCAATAAACCTGTCATTGAAAGGATAATTGAAAATCTTAAAAGCCATCACATTACTGATATTATCATCAACATCTATCAGAATGGCGAGCAGATAAAGGAATACTTGGGAACAGGAGGAAAATTTGGGGTAAAGATTGCATATTCTGAGGAAGAGAGCCTTCTTGGAACAGCTGGTGGCGTTAAAAAGGCATCCTGGTTTTTTGATACTGATACAACAATTATCCTAAGTGGTGACGGCGTTTCTAATATCAATCTTACTGAATTTATTGAGTTTCATCAAGGAAGGAGGTCGCTTGTAACAATTAACCTTTCTCCTGTTATTGACCCCTCACACTATGGTGTGGTTGTTGTTGAGAGGGATGGAAGGATTAAGGAGTTTCAGGAAAAACCAAAACCAGAAAATGCTATATCTAACCTTGCTAATACA is drawn from bacterium and contains these coding sequences:
- the hisG gene encoding ATP phosphoribosyltransferase, which encodes MVIKLGIPKGSLEKRTIELFAKAGYKIAKSERSYFPKIDDREIEIMMVKAQEMPRYVSDGILDVGLCGRDWVIESGLDVVEICELSYSKETNQPVRWVLAVPKDSSINRPGELEGKRIATELVQVTKKYLKDKGINANVEFSWGATEAKPLTKLADAVVELTETGTTLEAHNLKVIDTVLTSTTILIANKEVIMDEWKKNKTDSIILLLKGALEAEKKVGLKMNIHKDNLPNLLDNLPSLKNPTISQLTDPEWLAIETIIDEEVVRRIIPALKVRGAEGIVEYPLNKVIP
- a CDS encoding Nif3-like dinuclear metal center hexameric protein; this translates as MKLKDVCEFLDRELRTKDISDYSLNGLQVEGREDIEKIGFAVDGSQETFIKAKDSSCNLVVVHHGLFWGIQEPITGILYKRIKVLIENGISLYASHLPLDLHPKFGNNISLINLFNPFNVEPFGKYEGQDIGFLGRLKEPLHREDIAKILNEALNTSSKILPCGKEKIETIAVISGGGCDCLKEAAEKKVNLFITGEHKLFSFSIAKEAGLNIIFSGHYATETIGIKALMEEIKKKFALPCIFIDIPCWL
- the proB gene encoding glutamate 5-kinase — protein: MKRKPGVKSQESGGRRIVVKIGTSLFQESSVFTPKYIASIVDDIVNIRKNGIEVIIVSSGAIGCGMRAFGIAEYPKTIQERQALASIGQPLLMELYKSLFGNYDIVISQILLTHNELFGKKSSFNILNTFSSLFKFGVIPIVNENDSVSTEEVKIGDNDTLSSHLAILLNASCLIILTDSDGVYKLNKNKFSKVIPVISEITDEIKGFIKEKRSKNTIGGMKTKIESAKMCIEQGIPAIIASGKKEKTLKKILAGKREGTLFLPKKWEEL
- a CDS encoding retropepsin-like aspartic protease; this encodes MGRIITSVLITNNGKEIRCDCLVDTGASSLILPSAWKDRLGDFSSTSKVRLETADQRIIEGEACGPVKIQIEGFRAIYNECIFMDMEPKDGGYEPILGYIILEQSQATVDMIGHRLIKVSYLDLK